AGCTGGGCCTAACAGACCCGATGAGTCAGGAACTTCCCTTGAGGACATTCAGAAGTCTTTCAGTGCACACTTGGATGCAACTTGCTAAAACTGGAAAGCTAAGTATCAGTCAGGAAGACGGGGACAGCCCTGATCTCAACAGCTAAGCTTACACAAAAGGAAACTTCCAAGCTGTGAACATTAGATGTCATTGGCAGGATATTGGTAAATCACTTGTTATATCTGAATAACATAACATTTATCTTTATAAATCTAAAATGTGTTCTGAGTTTCCAGACTGCCCCAAAAATGCTTTGAAGATGTAGCCTAATGAGAGTTATTGATAACAGAAAAGTTTTCAACCAGGGAAGAGAAGCTGTTAATCCTTGTTTCATGAATCAAAAGGGAGTTTGGCTCTGGAAGATTTTCTTTCCTTCAGTGTGAGGGAAAGTAAAAGCAGATggttataaaaataaacaaactgtacaaataaaacatgaatttGACAGTTTAAGATCTTTATtagagaggagaggagcagaaATCTGAGCGAGAGACGAGTCTAGAGCTGACCAACTCACATGTTTATGAAGAACAATAAAAaggttattactgttattatattaaatcaGAACTGGACCAGCCTAAATCTAACCTTGAATCCTTTAATCTTGTTTAGAATACAATTCACAGAAACTGTAGAATCTACTTTCAAAAgttcaaaaacaaaaagcattgTGCTGCTGCAGTAATAATCAGTAATAAGCATTAATAATCAGAAATAACCattaataatcagtaataatCAGACAAACATTAATAATCAGAAATAAAAAACAGGAggtgttttttaattatttgacaGGTAATTTAGTCACTGTTTACTTTTTGCTGGATTCAGTTACATTTGCCACGTCTCTCTGATCGATCTGATCCATGACCTCCTGCACCCAGCTCTCTTCggggtccacacacacactatctcccCTCCTGTAGGTAAAACTGCAGTGGAGAAAAGCTGAGTGTTAAAGGTGAAGAGATTTACTACAGAAACTGATGATTCAACATTaaacctgacacacacacacactgtaacacacactgtaacacacacatgctgtgaAACAGTATTTGCCACTTCCAGATTTCTTCTGTTTCTGCATAAATGTTTCACATCATCCAGCTGATTTTAATATCAGATAAAGAAAACATGAGTTCATTTATTAAAGAGAAAGATTTATTCGCAGCCTAAATCACCAAGCTGAAAAATATGAGGAGATATTCATCGCAGTATAGGAGAGGCACATTAGGGGTTAATGAGATTGTTAATTTAAATCTTTCCAATTATGAGAGACGGAGAGAGCAGGAGATGTGTTAGCAGCTCTGAGAAACTacaaatgatataaaaataaaagatgtgaagtgtaaagaTGAGGTGAAGTGTAGTGAGTTTAGAGAGGTCAGTAAACACTGTAAGAGTAAACCCAGCAGCAGATTAAagttattatatttcatatttcacacTGGAATATTCATAAAGAACGGGGGTGGAGACTCACCTCACTCCAGCTTTTGTACACTGAGGTCCTGTTTCTTCATACTTCACAATGAGTTTTACAGGAATTTTTCTCGTATGGAAACTGAAACAGCATTGCTGTGGTCCATGTGCATCTGtgtgaacaaataaaatataatgaaaagaagaagaagatgaagatgatgaagaagcTACTAATGAAGCAGTAGTGAAGGTGAGTCTGAACACTGAGGGATGAGGTGAACTTTGAACAGGTGTTAATGAGGATGAAGTGAATCTGAAAGTGAATCAGTTTAATGaagaataataacaataataatatacatttgaTATTGTTCTCTCAATATTCTATAATTCTTAACAGTGCGAGTAAATCTTCTGTAACCTGAGAGAGTAATTAAGAATGTAATTAGACTGTAATTAAAGGTACAGTCACATGAAAGAATGATGAATCAGAGGATGAACTTACTGTTTCCCTCCACACAGGACTGAAGGTAGAGGATGACCAGCAGAGCCAGGAGGAGAGAACCACACCAGCCTCTCATGACTGTGTCTTCAGCTGCAGgagatgataatgatgatgatgatgaagatgatgaaatGAGGCAATCTCATCTTGCACCCAGTTTTATAAACAGGTTGGGGGTGGAGTTTGGGTGAGGGGGTAAagtgaataaaacaaaaatacatattttccaCAGGAAACCAATCTGTGGTTCTCGCGAGACATGATCAGTTATCTGCACCTTAGTGATTAGAGGAGATAACCACAATCGTTCCATTGACAGTTTTAAATGAATAATGGTATAGCTGTTCATACGACTGTTCTGTTTGCAGAGAAACACTGATGTTgaaaataaatttgaataaaaagttgCCGAATGTTCCCTCAAGCCAGGAACAAAGTCGCTTTCAGAAAAAGAGTACCATTTCCAAAAGACGACATACAGCCAGGATTGCCACTGTAATGAGAGACAGCTGAGTACCTACTTGCAGCAGACGGGGCAGTAAAGCGATCCCTTACACATTGTAACACAGCCACAGGAACTGCTGCTACGCGACTGCAAACTTCACCTGATCTGAGAGTCAGTTAACATCTAATCTAGTTAACAGTTAACAGCATGTCTCTCGCCAGTATGAGACAGAGGACACTAGCCAACTTGCTGAGTAGCGAAAGCCAGTAGAGCAGATCCTAGCCTCTCAGCCATGGAGCTATTACAGAGACTTGGGTTTGCAGAAGAAGGGTGTTGGGTGTATTTGCTTCATATATGTGTAAATAAGACATGCTTGAGTTGACTCACATTGCTTTCTTCTTCTGTATCTCTGAACTTTGCATGGTCCTCCAGTCATGTGACTTCGCCTCACCACAGGCTGAGATACAGATTGAGGGGTTGATGTTCTGATAGGATGTTGAAGTGGGCAGATCACATTAggcaaacattttaaatgagcAGACAAAAAGCCTTCTCAAATTCTTTGCAGAGGATCTGGTAATGATACCTGAATATTTCTTAATAATTTCTTTCTTCATCATTTTTGCTCTGCATTTAAAAAGAAACTGGCAAGGGATGCACTCATCCTTTTGACAGCtggatatttaaaaaatacgATACTGGAAAGGCTAAAGTAACAGGCGTGCACAGTAGCTTTGCTATTGTTTATCTAATTGGAACAGTGTGCACCTATCCCATTTGAGAATCAGCCCTTATCTGACTGAATAACACTTTTGAAAAAAAACCTTGATTTTAGTGggcccaccacacacacagagtttacCAATGTTGAACAGTTCAATTAATATGATCATACATATAACCATGACCACATTCTGTAAATAACGCAGTAAGACGACTCCAGTAAACAATCAGAAAGCAGTGAAGGGTCCAGACTAACAGTAGAAGTAAAGTTCACCAGAATCTCTTTTAACAGAATTAATCATATAAACATCCAACGCCCTCATAAACCTGTAGAGGGCCTAGATGAAGGGCCTAGATAAGACCTAAGAGGAGACAAAGAGAACAGTGCCATAGAGAAGAAAATAATACACAACAGTTTAGCCCAAAATACCTAGTGATAATTGCActgtgtcatgctggctaggcgagacaagggaacactcgcagggacagagcaatgcagagaaaacagtctttaatgaccGAACCAAatagaacaaacacaaacaaaacgaggcagcaaagtacagggtccaataaacagaaaccaaacaggtgacaaccGAAAGGGGATAAACCAGGAAAaaacacctgaggctggaaagccgtccgggagcaaagcgagaggggacaaatcaaaaaccacgctcgtcaggcgctgacgAACTTACTCAACTCAGGTgctagggaaccggacgccaaatcaccTTAGCGACCAACCGGTgtaccagacagcgaactcctgaacgagaaaccgctccgatagagcatatactacttgaCTTTGTAGAACttcctagaagtctccagaccatgaagccaaccttacagcttggcatcgcaagagtaattctcggcgccgatgcctctgcgtttgctccctttgtactccagcactcaggtgaaacaaatcagatttaaacacaaaacatggcgccttactgcgaccgctgtcaacataaaagtccttagtgagcAAACCAacaggaggaacagaaagtacgtgaacatagAAATTAACctaacattgactgaaaagttccgaggagcctgtggaccgcggcccgaagccgcccctggggggggcgcggcgccgcagggctgacagtaCCCCCCCGAGGCGGCCGGTCGGGTCCCCCAACGGGGACGCCCCGGTCGCCGGCCAGATGCCCGAGAGCCCAGAACGTCCGGGAGCGGGCCCACTCGGTCCAACGAGACGGACCGTGGCACCTGCTGACTGGAGAGCCCTCCACGGGCGGGGGCCCACGGCTTCTTGGGGCGACCGCGAGGCCTGGGAGCCGGCTTGTCCGGATAGCGTTCATGAAACTCCTGGACCAATGCCGGGTCCAGGACGTTACTAGCCAGTTCCCAGGAGCGTTCCTCCGGACCATACCCTTCCCAGTCCAGCAGATACTGCAGTCGGCCCCCGCGCCGTCGGGAGTCCAGTACTCGCCGGACCGTGTAAGCGGGCGTCCCTTCCACCTCTACAGGCTCCGGCGGCGTGTCCGCCGGGGTGGCCTCGTCCAGGGGCCCTGACACCACAGGCTTGAGCTGCGAAACATGAAACACAGGATGCATTCGTGAGTGTGGGGGTAAACGAACCTTAACCGAAACCTCATTGACATGTTTGACAACCTCGAATGGACCCATGTACTTAGCTGCCAGTTTCTGAGACGGAAGACCAGTCCGAAAGTTCCGTGTGGAGACCCATACGCGATCTCCAGGCGCGTATGACGGGGTCTCCCCAGGCTTCCTATCCGCCTGTGTCTTGTAGCGCCACAGGAAGGTCTGGATGTGCTGATGGGTCTTGGTCCAGACGTTGCGGCGCATCCATGCATCTACTGCTGGTACCTGGGTCTCCGCAGCAGTCCAAGGGGCCAACGGGGGTTGGTAGCCTAACATGCACTGATAgggggtgaggccagtggtcgCGCACTTTagcgagttctgggccatctcggcccaaaccagataccgcgaccagtcgctggggtagtcgtGACAGTAGATTCGCAgaaacttccccagctcctggttagtgcgcttGCACTGGCCATTGGTCTGAGGGTGGTATCCTGAGGACAGActtacactcacccccaggtgcTCGCAAAACGCACCCCACACCCGGGATGTGAACTGGGCCCCTCGGTCTGATACTATGTCCTTCGGGATTCCGAAATTCCGGAGGACATGGTCTACCAGGGCTTGGGCCGCCTGCATGGCTGTGGGCAACGTAGGGAACGGGATGAACTTAACCCCCCTCGAGAATCGATCCACCACCGTCATCACCACCGTGTAACCCCCGGATTCGGGCAGATCCGTGACAAAGTCTACCGCCAGGTGAGACCACAGGCGGTCAGGGACGGGCAGaggcatgagcttccccgaaGGGAGCGTCTTGGGGGTCTTGCACAGGGCGCAGGTGCTACATGAAGCAATTATACGGTGAATGTCTGCCCGCATCCCTTCCCACCAGTACTTGGCCGCCAGTAGGTGGAAAGTACGGGTCTCACCTGGGTGGCCGGCCGTTGGAGAGGCGTGGGCCCAGCCAACGAGCCTCTCCCGGAACGTGCTCGGTACGTAGACCCTGTCTGGGGGGCACACTGTGGGAACGACGGTGCGGGAAAGTGCCTCGGCTATCTCCGTATCTAGGTCCCATTGTATCGCCGCGACTGAGACCGAAGGTGGTAACAAGGGTACCGGGTCGACCTCCCCCCCCTCCGCCGTTAGGTGGATGCGGGAGAGGGCATCCGCCTTAGTGTTACGGGAGCCCGGCCTGTATGTGATGTGGAACTGGAACCTTGCGAAAAACAGGGACCACCTGGCCTGTCGGGGGTTCAGACACTTAGCTTGCCGGAGATACTCGAGGTTCTTATGGTCGGTAAGGACTAGGAATGGGTGGGCAGCCCCCTCCAACCAATGACGCCACTCGGACAGTGCCATCTTAACCGCCAGGAGCTCCCGATCCCCTACCCCGTAgttcctctctgctcctgtgaGCTTCTTGGAATAGAACGCAATGGGGTGTAAGCGGTCGCTTACCTCCTGTCTCTGTGACAGGACGGCCCCCACCCCTGTACCggaggcatccacctccaccacgaaCGGCCTACAGGGATCGGGGTGTCGTAACAACGGGGCCGACGTGAAAGCACGCTTGAGTGCTTGGAACGAGTCCTCCGCGGCGGGCATCCAAATGATGCGCCGCGGGGCTCCCTTTAGCAATGACGTGATGGGCGCTGCGAAACTACTGAAGTCTCTGATGAACCTCCTGTAGAAGTTCGCAAACCCCAGAAAACTTTGTACTTCCTTGACCGAGCCTGGTGTCGGCCAGTCCCGGACTGCCTGAACCTTTGCCTGATCTATAAGAACCCCCCGTTCGCTGATGATGTAACCCAGAAAAGGTATCTCCGGCACGtggaacacacacttttctagtttcacaaacagcaggtgggacCTGAGTCTCGCCAGGACCAGGCGGACGTGGCGCACATGGGTGACCAGGTCGGGGGAGTACACCAGTAtgtcgtccagaaagaccaccacgaaTCGTCCGAGGTAGTCCTTCAGGACGTCATTGATGAATGActggaagacggagggggcgTTGGCTAGGCCATACGGCATGACCCGATACTGgtaatgccccctggtggtcataaaCGCCGTCTTCCACTCACAGCTTGCTAAACACTCAGGACCCCCGCAACTGTTCGAGGGCAGACGGGACCAACGGCATGGGATAGGGGAAGCACCTGGTAATAGCGTTGAGTGCCCGGTAGTCTATACAcggcctcaacccccccccctttcttctgaatgaaaaaaaaccctgacgctaCGGGAGACTTAGACGGAGTGATGTACCCCTATGCTAAGGCTTCGTCTATATAATCCTCCATCGCCCGTTCCTCCTCCCTAGTGAGGGGGTTTCCTGGTGCAGGAAACTCGCGGCCAGGTGGACCCCAGCGGTCACATGGGTAATGAGGCGAGGACCCATGGGCTGCCCGTCCAGGGCGGTGATGCGGAGAGGTCTATGGAGTTCCTCCACCGGGATTCCCAGACGCTCCACGATGTCGGCCCTCAGGAAGCTCCCCTCCGCACCGCAGTCGATCaacgctgcaacacacacacactgagaccgGTAGGTCACTAATACCGGCAACGTGATCGACCTAGACACCAGCCCCGGAACGGGCAGACTCACCGCATTAGCCATCGGTGTTAGGGTGAGAAGCCATCAGGATCCTCCTCCGGCAGT
This portion of the Salminus brasiliensis chromosome 9, fSalBra1.hap2, whole genome shotgun sequence genome encodes:
- the LOC140562119 gene encoding regakine-1-like, with the protein product MRGWCGSLLLALLVILYLQSCVEGNNAHGPQQCCFSFHTRKIPVKLIVKYEETGPQCTKAGVSFTYRRGDSVCVDPEESWVQEVMDQIDQRDVANVTESSKK